A stretch of the Nitratifractor salsuginis DSM 16511 genome encodes the following:
- the argH gene encoding argininosuccinate lyase, producing the protein MSKKIASARISAESSALLKELNDSLPFDKALYREDIRGSLAHARMLKEQGIISAEDYEAIEKGLRQVLEEIESGAFSLDGGDEDIHMAVERRLTEIVGDAGKRLHTARSRNDQVAVDFRMYVLRHDLQIAALLRKLITTLLERAEEHAETLLPGMTHLQHAQPTNLGYHLMAYASMFRRDLERFLDSYERNNLSPLGCAALAGTPHPVDRQMTAKELGFRAPTLNCLDSVSDRDFALEILFNIATMMMHISRLSEELILWSTSEFGFVRLSDKHATGSSIMPQKKNPDIPELLRGKTGRAYGNLVSLLTVMKGLPLAYNKDTQEDKEGVFDSVHTAELSLRVLREMIDEMSVDREAMERACMRGHLTATDLADWLVREAGLPFRDAYHIVGNVVNRAEELGKDISQMTPEELAEVDARIAPEACTLLDNRASMNARASEGGTATVRTREQIGQMREWLEGLELRP; encoded by the coding sequence ATGTCCAAAAAGATCGCTTCCGCCCGGATCTCCGCTGAGAGCTCGGCGCTACTCAAGGAGCTCAACGACTCCCTCCCCTTCGACAAGGCCCTCTACCGTGAAGATATCCGCGGTTCTCTGGCCCACGCCCGGATGCTCAAAGAGCAGGGGATCATCTCGGCTGAAGATTATGAAGCCATCGAGAAGGGGCTCCGTCAGGTCCTCGAAGAGATCGAGAGCGGAGCCTTCAGCCTCGACGGCGGGGATGAGGATATCCATATGGCGGTGGAACGGCGGCTGACTGAGATCGTCGGTGATGCGGGCAAGCGGCTCCATACCGCCCGCAGCCGGAACGATCAGGTGGCGGTGGATTTCCGGATGTATGTGCTGCGCCACGATCTGCAGATCGCCGCACTCCTGCGGAAGTTGATCACTACGCTCCTGGAACGGGCCGAAGAGCATGCCGAGACCCTGTTGCCGGGGATGACCCACCTCCAGCATGCCCAGCCGACGAACCTGGGGTATCATTTGATGGCCTACGCATCGATGTTCCGCCGGGACTTGGAGCGTTTCCTCGACTCCTATGAGCGCAACAACCTCTCCCCCCTCGGCTGCGCCGCCCTGGCCGGAACGCCTCACCCCGTCGACCGGCAGATGACGGCCAAAGAGCTGGGCTTCCGCGCCCCCACCCTCAACTGCCTCGACAGCGTCAGCGACCGGGATTTCGCTCTGGAGATCCTTTTTAACATCGCGACGATGATGATGCACATCAGCCGCCTCAGCGAAGAGCTGATCCTCTGGAGCACCAGCGAATTCGGTTTCGTACGTCTTTCGGACAAGCACGCCACCGGCAGCTCCATCATGCCCCAGAAGAAAAACCCGGATATCCCCGAGCTGCTGCGGGGCAAGACCGGACGGGCCTACGGCAATCTGGTGAGCCTGTTGACGGTGATGAAGGGCTTGCCTCTGGCCTACAACAAAGATACCCAGGAGGACAAGGAAGGGGTCTTCGACAGTGTGCATACCGCCGAGCTCTCCCTGCGGGTGCTGCGGGAGATGATCGACGAAATGAGCGTCGACCGTGAGGCGATGGAGCGCGCCTGCATGAGGGGGCACCTCACCGCCACGGACCTGGCCGACTGGCTGGTGCGGGAGGCGGGACTCCCTTTCCGGGACGCTTACCATATCGTCGGAAACGTCGTCAACCGGGCGGAGGAGTTGGGCAAGGATATTTCCCAGATGACTCCCGAAGAGTTGGCGGAGGTCGATGCACGCATCGCCCCGGAAGCCTGCACGCTTCTCGACAATCGGGCTTCGATGAACGCCCGCGCCTCCGAAGGGGGCACCGCCACCGTGCGCACCCGAGAACAGATCGGGCAGATGCGGGAGTGGCTGGAGGGACTCGAATTGAGGCCGTGA
- a CDS encoding RnfABCDGE type electron transport complex subunit D, protein MTRFRSFCKRFHPQLQQLLNLLLILLLGKYAAHLYLPWSHILFLFFIAAVTEHLLIYWRRGRVEYLSYSALNTAAGVMLMMVAPRLWILAFLIVAGLAQKHLLVRKGRHFYNPSNFALILGLLLFYRQAHIVLGQLGHERWLGAAVLLLGALILLRVGRWIIPLCFSLAYLFFQLRWVGASDPTLIPETVIYRFFSVSFIVFILFMLTDPRTTPEKGWQQALFAVGVAAVASWLDAWHGFRVQHLFMALFLLSPLVPLFSAQAWRDRTLLVFSIGLFLLSLGAIIQIESQPPYFFEMDR, encoded by the coding sequence GTGACCCGATTTCGTTCCTTTTGCAAGCGCTTCCACCCCCAGCTCCAGCAGCTGCTCAATCTGCTGCTGATCCTTCTTTTGGGTAAATACGCCGCGCATCTCTATCTTCCCTGGAGCCATATCCTCTTTCTCTTTTTCATCGCTGCCGTTACGGAGCATCTGCTGATCTATTGGCGTCGGGGGAGAGTGGAATACCTCTCCTATTCCGCACTCAATACCGCCGCAGGGGTGATGCTGATGATGGTCGCTCCCCGGCTTTGGATCCTGGCGTTTTTGATCGTGGCGGGATTGGCACAGAAGCATCTTTTGGTCCGCAAAGGGCGCCATTTCTACAACCCCTCCAACTTCGCCCTGATCCTGGGGCTGCTCCTCTTTTACCGCCAGGCCCACATCGTCCTGGGACAGCTAGGCCACGAGCGATGGCTGGGGGCGGCGGTGCTGCTTCTGGGGGCTTTGATACTCCTGCGGGTCGGGCGCTGGATCATCCCTCTGTGCTTCAGCCTGGCCTATCTCTTTTTTCAGCTTCGATGGGTGGGAGCCTCCGATCCCACTCTGATCCCGGAGACAGTGATTTATCGTTTCTTTTCCGTCTCCTTCATCGTCTTCATCCTTTTTATGCTCACGGATCCACGGACCACGCCCGAAAAAGGATGGCAGCAGGCGCTCTTCGCTGTAGGAGTCGCGGCGGTAGCTTCCTGGCTCGATGCCTGGCACGGTTTCCGGGTGCAGCATCTCTTTATGGCTCTTTTTCTCCTCTCCCCCCTGGTGCCGCTATTCTCTGCCCAAGCATGGAGGGATAGGACCCTTCTTGTTTTCAGTATTGGGCTTTTCCTTTTATCCCTGGGTGCTATAATCCAGATCGAGAGTCAACCCCCTTATTTTTTTGAAATGGATCGTTGA